One part of the Ornithodoros turicata isolate Travis chromosome 2, ASM3712646v1, whole genome shotgun sequence genome encodes these proteins:
- the LOC135385756 gene encoding uncharacterized protein LOC135385756, translating into MSSAVSTTAGFEEMGTGAHRRTKRQLGGILNTVLGSVGSLVGTGTGLANQGTGLFGLEGDEGIGGVISGTLNLVTVGADVFTGILSTFLGNGDLFSGLIPFFGN; encoded by the exons ATGTCTAGCGCTGTTTCCACAACGGCCGGATTTGAAGAAATGGGCACTGGGGCCCATAGGCGGACGAAGCGCCAACTGGGAGGAATCCTCAATACTGTCCTCGGCAGCGTCGGTAGCCTTGTTG GCACAGGAACTGGCTTAGCTAACCAGGGAACAGGACTGTTTGGTCTTGAAGGCGATGAAGGCATTGGTGGAGTCATAAGCGGCACACTAAATCTTGTCACTGTTGGAGCAG ATGTATTTACAGGAATTTTGAGTACATTTCTTGGCAACGGTGACCTATTCTCGGGTCTCATTCCATTCTTCGGCAACTGA